From the Sebastes fasciatus isolate fSebFas1 chromosome 3, fSebFas1.pri, whole genome shotgun sequence genome, one window contains:
- the LOC141764417 gene encoding uncharacterized protein LOC141764417 yields the protein MGEVSVEVDEEVTKQDFSLEPLPEPLLIILSPPPPFLPIPGKPTMFWHKWLKAFEHYTEALGENELVDSSKCVLLQNCLGLEGQRIFTTLIQSETTYAAAISALTLYFCSDHTSQMYRLQFHQRAQMPGESVDVFVFALTELLRLCNYGDLQDKLILDQLIEKTNCPQLKERLMLEKETLTLDKALVIGKEVEFAFSESELFGFHEVSVDIGDYLDPPVQTKRKRGRPRRGEERPKNQTKPHTTKRSSRYKDNYYFSNDKLYYSENDDLSKSAHGANQACFEASNKAGDDVNGVLLSSSQRMEEEGCDNASDGVEDDDEDEDFYPSNLKGPYCPICINRRFRDANKLARHMRTHTKEKPFNCPVCAMTFSQSYHMTRHMRNQHGAGQYICSTCGKSLESFAELQSHKRTHVSRVLSCPDCHEKFTNNDAFCSHVMSHGKDQSTQIEGSKQSDEVKKQEIIESCNKDNHDNDTENDADSDNSQDKESQVNVKLEDTDGAKSQDGGSQKDKDASKTKTKGHFCPICVDRRFRGPNKLARHMRTHTKEKPFSCPVCAMTFSQSYHMTRHLRKQHGLGQYICDKCGKSVGSWLELKAHKRTHAVEGLTCLACDKQFKEKAALVSHLKVHKKVQASPRSLVCGDCGKVFGRMYHLKRHIVTHRKATNGEVFTCPDCQKHFAFPEDLNKHLEIHVKENNGTCPKCNETFSSPEELETHMGVHEKSYACNTCGKKFKVEYALKKHEQGHQDEQYYCSLCRKRFVKLSHYKRHIMVHDRRESRCPHCDSVFLQLTALKYHLRTHTDERPYQCTCCIETFEEEEDLEQHRLKHRKFKRERPYSCTRCDAAFSALIELTDHMSSHDGEQPLNCPVCGRTFLNKNKLEKHLSIHTGERPHLCSICGNGFPSAASLKLHLHIHTGEKPFQCLQCSKSFRSSSGLRLHSRQHMDVRPSYECPECGRTYGRMTELKMHQRYHTGDKPYACTCCSKRFISKDKLNVHMRIHTGERPYSCPHCGQTFTQTGDRNRHISKYH from the coding sequence ATGGGTGAGGTATCCGTTGAAGTAGATGAGGAGGTTACAAAACAGGACTTCTCCCTGGAGCCGCTGCCAGAGCCACTGCTGATAATTCTGTCCCCACCGCCACCTTTCTTGCCCATTCCTGGTAAACCAACAATGTTTTGGCACAAGTGGCTCAAAGCTTTTGAACACTACACTGAGGCGCTCGGTGAAAACGAGCTTGTCGACTCCAGTAAGTGTGTGCTCTTACAGAACTGCCTTGGCCTAGAGGGCCAGCGCATCTTCACAACACTGATCCAGAGTGAAACCACGTACGCAGCGGCCATCTCCGCGCTTACGCTTTACTTCTGCTCCGATCACACCTCTCAGATGTACCGCCTTCAGTTTCACCAGAGGGCTCAGATGCCCGGAGAGTCTgtagatgtgtttgtgtttgcgttAACAGAACTGCTGAGGCTCTGCAACTATGGAGACCTACAAGACAAACTTATCCTGGATCAGCTGATTGAGAAAACGAACTGCCCGCAACTCAAAGAGAGGCTGATGTTGGAGAAGGAAACTCTGACCTTGGACAAGGCGTTGGTCATCGGTAAAGAGGTTGAATTTGCTTTTAGTGAATCTGAACTGTTTGGTTTTCATGAGGTCAGTGTGGACATCGGAGACTATTTAGACCCTCCTGTTCAAACGAAGCGCAAAAGAGGGCGTCCTCGGCGTGGGGAGGAAAGGCCgaaaaaccaaacaaaaccaCACACGACTAAAAGATCATCTAGATACAAAGATAATTACTATTTCAGCAACGATAAGCTATATTATAGTGAAAATGATGATTTGTCTAAGAGTGCTCATGGCGCTAATCAGGCTTGTTTTGAAGCCAGCAATAAAGCAGGTGATGATGTTAACGGAGTCTTGTTATCATCATCACAGAGGATGGAAGAGGAAGGCTGCGACAATGCTAGCGACGGTGTCGAGGACGACGACGAGGATGAAGACTTTTACCCTTCTAATCTAAAAGGCCCCTACTGTCCCATCTGTATTAACAGGCGCTTCAGAGACGCAAACAAGCTCGCCAGACACATGAGGACGCACACGAAGGAGAAACCGTTCAACTGCCCGGTCTGCGCTATGACCTTCAGCCAGTCCTACCACATGACCAGACACATGAGGAACCAGCACGGCGCGGGCCAGTACATCTGCTCCACGTGTGGGAAAAGTTTAGAGAGCTTTGCAGAGCTGCAAAGTCACAAGAGGACGCACGTGTCGCGAGTTCTTTCATGTCCCGACTGTCATGAAAAATTCACTAACAATGATGCATTTTGTAGTCACGTCATGTCACACGGCAAAGACCAGTCCACCCAGATAGAGGGTTCAAAGCAAAGTGACGAGgtgaaaaaacaagaaataatcGAATCATGTAATAAGGATAATCATGACAATGATACTGAGAATGATGCAGACTCTGATAATTCTCAGGATAAAGAATCTCAAGTTAATGTTAAGCTGGAAGACACCGATGGAGCTAAATCTCAAGACGGAGGCAGTCAGAAAGATAAAGATGCCTCCAAGACTAAAACAAAAGGCCATTTCTGTCCCATCTGTGTCGACAGGCGCTTCAGAGGGCCAAACAAACTCGCCAGACACATGAGGACGCACACAAAGGAGAAACCGTTCAGCTGTCCGGTCTGCGCTATGACCTTCAGCCAGTCCTACCACATGACCCGACACCTGAGGAAACAGCACGGCTTGGGCCAGTACATCTGCGATAAATGTGGTAAAAGTGTAGGGAGCTGGCTGGAACTGAAAGCACACAAGAGGACTCACGCGGTCGAAGGTCTGACGTGTCTCGCGTGTGATAAACAGTTCAAGGAGAAGGCTGCGCTTGTGAGTCACCTTAAAGTACACAAGAAGGTCCAGGCCAGCCCTCGAAGCCTCGTCTGCGGCGATTGCGGCAAAGTATTCGGTCGAATGTATCATTTGAAAAGGCACATAGTGACCCATCGCAAAGCAACAAACGGAGAGGTTTTCACATGTCCCGACTGTCAGAAACATTTTGCCTTCCCAGAAGACCTCAACAAACACCTGGAGATTCACGTGAAAGAAAACAACGGGACTTGTCCGAAATGTAACGAAACCTTCAGTAGTCCAGAAGAACTGGAGACGCACATGGGGGTTCATGAAAAGTCTTATGCCTGCAACACCTGTGGGAAGAAGTTTAAGGTCGAGTATGCCCTGAAGAAGCACGAGCAAGGCCACCAAGACGAACAGTattattgttcattgtgccGCAAACGCTTCGTCAAGCTGTCTCACTACAAGAGGCACATAATGGTCCACGATAGGCGGGAATCAAGATGTCCACACTGTGACAGCGTCTTTCTACAGTTAACAGCTTTGAAGTATCACTTGCGGACTCACACAGATGAAAGACCCTACCAGTGCACCTGTTGTATCGAGAcctttgaggaggaggaggatctaGAGCAACACCGCCTCAAGCACAGGAAATTCAAGCGGGAGAGGCCGTACTCGTGCACGCGTTGTGATGCCGCGTTCTCTGCGCTAATCGAGCTGACGGACCACATGAGCTCACACGACGGAGAGCAGCCGTTGAACTGCCCCGTGTGCGGCAGGACATTCCTGAACAAGAATAAGCTGGAGAAGCACCTGAGCATCCACACGGGGGAGAGACCTCACCTCTGCTCCATCTGCGGCAACGGCTTTCCCTCGGCCGCCAGCCTCAAGCTGCATCTCCACATCCACACCGGAGAGAAGCCCTTCCAGTGTCTGCAGTGCAGCAAGAGCTTCAGGTCGTCCAGCGGGCTGCGGCTGCACAGCAGGCAGCACATGGACGTGCGGCCCAGCTACGAGTGTCCCGAGTGCGGCAGGACTTACGGTCGCATGACGGAGCTGAAGATGCACCAGCGCTATCACACGGGGGATAAACCATACGCGTGCACCTGCTGCAGCAAACGCTTTATTAGCAAAGACAAACTGAACGTTCACATGAGGATACACACAGGGGAGAGGCCGTACTCCTGCCCCCACTGTGGACAGACATTTACACAGActggagacagaaacagacacatCAGTAAATACCACTAG